One window of the Zea mays cultivar B73 chromosome 3, Zm-B73-REFERENCE-NAM-5.0, whole genome shotgun sequence genome contains the following:
- the LOC100283860 gene encoding Homeobox-leucine zipper protein HOX3 (The RefSeq protein has 1 substitution compared to this genomic sequence) has product MGSTSPSGLELTMAVPGLSSSSGSEGFGCNNNNGSGNGNNMRDLDMNQPASGGEEEEFPMGSVEEEEDERGGAGGPHRAKKLRLSKEQSRLLEESFRLNHTLTPKQKEALAVKLKLRPRQVEVWFQNRRARTKLKQTELECEYLKRCFGSLTEENRRLQREVEELRAMRVAPPTVLSPHTRQPLPASALTMCPRCERITAATAARTPRPAPAASPFHPRRPSAAF; this is encoded by the exons ATGGGGTCCACTTCTCCTTCAGGCCTGGAGCTCACCATGGCTGTCCCGGGCCTCAGCTCCTCCTCTGGCTCAG AGGGGTTTGGATGCAACAACAACAACGGGAGCGGGAACGGGAACAACATGAGGGACCTGGACATGAACCAGCCGGCGAGCGGCGGCGAGGAGGAGGAGTTCCCAATGGGGAgcgtggaggaggaggaggacgagcgcGGCGGCGCCGGCGGGCCGCACCGCGCCAAGAAGCTCCGGCTGTCCAAGGAGCAGTCCCGCCTCCTGGAGGAGAGCTTCCGCCTCAACCACACCCTCACACCG AAGCAAAAGGAGGCCTTGGCTGTCAAGCTCAAGCTGCGGCCCAGGCAGGTGGAGGTCTGGTTCCAGAACCGCAGGGCTAG GACGAAGCTTAAGCAGACGGAGCTGGAGTGCGAGTACCTGAAGCGCTGCTTCGGCTCGCTGACCGAGGAGAACCGGCGGCTGCAGCGGGAGGTGGAGGAGCTGCGCGCGATGCGGGTGGCCCCGCCCACCGTGCTCTCCCCGCACACCCGGCAGCCGCTCCCGGCGTCCGCGCTCACCATGTGCCCGCGCTGCGAGCGCATCACCGCCGCAACGGCCGCGCGCACCCCACGCCCGCCGCCCGCCGCGAGCCCCTTCCACCCGCGCCGCCCGTCCGCGGCGTTTTAG